The proteins below come from a single Pyxidicoccus trucidator genomic window:
- a CDS encoding serine/threonine protein kinase produces MAAPCPHCGSTDGVDHLCSGQSLQLLGQVLDGRYKIESVLGQGGMGMVFRATQTSVQRAVAVKTLNPSLAAAPQFFERFRREAEIASRLRHPNVITIFDFGRAQDGTCYFVMELLQGESLKEMVKREGPMSLRRAVSLIEQACQGLAHAHAEGCVHRDLKPHNIMVQQLSGRDFVKVLDFGLVKAMEAEEEEQLTSTGQVLGTPQYMPPEQAGGEAVDQRSDLYSMAGVLYFCLTGSSPYGANTVRKALTASLTQPVPAVNSKRQGAPVPAALDAFFKKALSPEKEDRYQNAQEFIDAMLDTVADLSPEELDAMPSGGVSSSHPERGSGSRAGSGSRAGRPGGSGSGVRSSRVGGAPAMGRGSTPSNVVVEKSKGMPGSGSSPSRARPAAPRPAPAPPPPPPAPEGMSTGKKAALVAVPLLLLGIGAAVVLGTQGGGTQPGTELPREAPTPKPTPVAADNSGSQPSTASQNILVSFSSTPSGASIYEGEEMLGTTPIKLELPRDKVYALSFRLSGHKSEERTLNFRRIAGDSQAVDVTLEPVRAAPPPRATTKPPKQGGGQDISVFE; encoded by the coding sequence ATGGCTGCCCCCTGCCCCCATTGCGGAAGCACCGACGGCGTCGACCACCTCTGCTCAGGCCAGAGCCTCCAGCTCCTCGGCCAGGTGCTCGACGGTCGCTACAAGATTGAGAGCGTGCTGGGCCAGGGCGGCATGGGCATGGTGTTCCGCGCCACGCAGACGTCCGTGCAGCGCGCGGTGGCGGTGAAGACGCTGAACCCGTCGCTGGCCGCGGCGCCCCAGTTCTTCGAGCGCTTCCGCCGCGAGGCCGAGATTGCCAGCCGGCTGCGCCACCCCAACGTCATCACCATCTTCGACTTCGGCCGCGCGCAGGACGGCACCTGCTACTTCGTGATGGAGCTCCTGCAGGGCGAGAGCCTCAAGGAGATGGTCAAGCGTGAGGGCCCCATGTCCCTGCGCCGCGCGGTGAGCCTCATCGAGCAGGCCTGCCAGGGGCTCGCGCACGCGCACGCCGAGGGCTGCGTGCACCGGGACCTCAAGCCGCACAACATCATGGTGCAGCAGCTCAGCGGCCGGGACTTCGTCAAGGTGCTGGACTTCGGCCTGGTGAAGGCGATGGAGGCCGAGGAGGAGGAGCAGCTCACCTCCACCGGGCAGGTGCTGGGCACGCCGCAGTACATGCCGCCCGAGCAGGCCGGCGGCGAGGCCGTGGACCAGCGCTCGGACCTGTACTCCATGGCGGGCGTCCTCTACTTCTGCCTCACGGGCAGCTCGCCGTACGGCGCCAACACCGTGCGCAAGGCGCTCACCGCGTCCCTGACGCAGCCGGTGCCGGCGGTGAACAGCAAGCGCCAGGGCGCGCCGGTGCCGGCCGCGCTGGATGCGTTCTTCAAGAAGGCGCTCTCTCCGGAGAAGGAGGACCGCTACCAGAACGCGCAGGAGTTCATCGACGCGATGCTGGACACCGTCGCGGACCTGTCGCCCGAGGAGCTCGACGCGATGCCCAGCGGCGGCGTCAGCTCGAGCCACCCCGAGCGCGGCAGTGGCAGCAGGGCGGGCTCCGGAAGCCGCGCCGGCCGTCCCGGTGGGAGCGGCAGCGGCGTGCGCTCGTCCCGCGTGGGGGGGGCTCCCGCCATGGGCCGGGGCTCCACGCCGTCCAACGTCGTCGTCGAGAAGAGCAAGGGGATGCCGGGCAGTGGCTCGTCCCCGAGCCGCGCGCGTCCGGCCGCACCCCGCCCCGCCCCGGCGCCTCCGCCCCCGCCTCCCGCGCCGGAAGGCATGTCCACCGGCAAGAAGGCGGCGCTGGTGGCGGTGCCGCTGCTGCTGCTCGGCATCGGTGCCGCGGTGGTGCTGGGGACGCAGGGTGGCGGGACGCAGCCGGGAACGGAGCTTCCACGCGAGGCCCCCACCCCCAAGCCCACGCCGGTGGCCGCTGACAACTCCGGGAGCCAGCCGAGCACGGCGTCGCAGAACATCCTCGTGTCGTTCAGCTCGACGCCGTCCGGCGCCTCCATCTACGAGGGCGAGGAGATGCTGGGCACCACGCCCATCAAGCTCGAGCTGCCCCGCGACAAGGTGTACGCGCTCAGCTTCCGGCTATCCGGACACAAGAGCGAGGAGCGGACGCTCAACTTCCGCCGCATCGCCGGAGACAGCCAGGCCGTCGACGTGACGCTGGAGCCGGTGCGCGCCGCGCCTCCGCCTCGCGCGACGACGAAGCCCCCGAAGCAGGGCGGCGGGCAGGACATCTCCGTCTTCGAGTAG